The DNA segment CGCAGATCGTCACCTGGATCGAAGACAAGAAGGGCCAGGCATACACGAGCGATGCGGGCGGGCACCGGGCGGAGGTCGTCGTGGTGACCCCGCCGCGCGGCGAGAAGTACCTGCAGACCCGCGCCGACGGGCGGTTGACCAACAACCTCCTGGCCCTTCCCCGCCGCTGAGTAC comes from the Streptomyces sp. NBC_00820 genome and includes:
- a CDS encoding DUF3892 domain-containing protein, with product MAIQITAVRLSGGTMHEHITHLWWTNPADGKTGDNTRAQIVTWIEDKKGQAYTSDAGGHRAEVVVVTPPRGEKYLQTRADGRLTNNLLALPRR